The region GAGAACAGAATATCACACCAGAATCTGGTATCAAATAGTCTTTATTCATAAAAATGCTTAATCAAAacttgacatttaaaaaataacatttataataatatatttagttCCAGCTGGAGTGACACTCAGTGGAAGATCTACATTTGAAAGCTGCCTAGTGGGGTTAGGGTTTAGAGGCTGAATTTGTTTCACTAGTGAACCAATCAAGCACCTGTTTCTTGTTCATGGTCACCCATTTTATGTTGGCCTTGGTTCGCTCCAGTGCCTGCTCAAGAGACGAGGTGGCCGAGCCCAGCTGGCCTGCATTGTCTTCTTTGAACTGCAGTAACTGGCGAGGACAAATAGTCGATGTGAGCCGAAGCACCGGGTCATTAAGACTTACAGACAACAACAGCACATATTAGAGAAACTGTACCTGCTTGTACTCAAACTCAGTGGAGAATCGTTCGGTCACTCCATCAATTAGTCTTCCAAAGGAAAATGATCCACCACCATAGctgaagagggagaaagaacaACAGAGGCTTTGAGCATTACACAAACCACTGTGGCCCCCACGGTTACAATTACTATTAATACAATTACCAAAATGTATTTAGATACATCTTCTAACACAATCAGTGTTTTACATGCAGACTTTCCAAGTTTTGCTCTGCTACAACTGATTTGTCCTCAACAAGTTCCAGCACACGACAAAGTGCAGCAGTGCTTTTAAACATTAAGCTGAAGCCTTAGGAGCTATTCTCTCATCACTAAGTGCAACAAAACTCCAAATCACATCTTTCTTTGCTGTCCACCAAGATTTCATACCTTTAAAATTGAACAAAGCTCCACTTTTATCACCTGAAGAGCCGTTTCTGTACTTTACTGTTTACTTTTCTGACAAATGTACCTCTGGCTACGGTGATGACACCCCTGGTTCTCTGTGTGTACACGGCATCACGACACGCTTTGCTTTCATAGCCGTGTTGTTTAACTGTAACACTTCATTCGTCCTCCAGCTCAGTTTACTGTAACAGCTCCGTGTGATggcatctatgtgtgtgtgtttatcagggACAACTCACTCATTGAATATATGGCTCCATTTGGCTCTGATAAAGTCCCACGCCAGAGGTTGACCGATGGGGTTACTCGCAATGTAAACGATGGTGTAGGTGGCGTCCTGCTTACGGATCTTCTCTGGGTCCAGACAATACTCCAGATACCTGAAACACACTCACGGTGTCAATGTGTCTGATAACAGAGGAGCATcaaaaccagcagcagccattCTCAGTCAGCACCGTGACTTATGATGATGACGTCAGCACCACTGACCTGTTGAGCAGCCACGGCTGCTTGGTGCAGGACAGAGCATACATGAGTTTATCAGCCTCTGAAGCGATGGTGGCGTTCTTGTACATGGACCAAGCAAAGTCCCACTCCTTCACGCCCCCAGCTGCAAGCGCACTGCAGTAAACCGTGGACCTCAGGTTGGCACTAATCCTGGAATGATTGGTACAGACGACAAAGAGTTAAAGGTCAAGAGGATGATAGGGAGCGATGGAAGGTGAAGAAAACACTCCAATGAAAAAGCCTGGGAAGAATGAAAGGAGTGTGAACCTACTTGTTGTCAGCTGGGTTCTCCATCCACTCTCTGAACCAGCCGGTGATCAGCTCGGTGCAGCCGTCCACTCCAGTGCTGCAGCCCAGCGAGAGTGCAGTCACCTGGTTGTACCTGGACGGAGACACGACGTGATACGACGTTACTGTCCCATCCATTTGGGATGAGAATGGGTTTGATGCTGGGAGGGTGCGCAATGATGACagataaaaaatcaaaaatctatCATTTGTGTTAGGATGCAGGGAGTAAAATTAAGTACAGAGACATGAAAActatttaaatatgtatttgcTCTTTGTCACTCGCTCGGCCATGATACTCGTCTGTCTGAACGATTCCAGTCAAACCCACTCATGAACATGTTATTTtgcagtggagctgcagtgAAGTTTTCCCAGGAGTGAGAACGAGGTAAATATAAAGTCAGGAGATAAGGATATATTTCTATGGAGATaagaggagagtggagagaacacacagcagaggagacggGGACTCTGCGTGAAGAAGGTTATGTGAGGCACAGGTTTGGGAAGACACTTTGAGAATTATCTAGTTTTCCCAGGGGGATAATTAAAGTTTCATCTAATCTACGTCGCATTAATTCACAGGGAGGCGGCGCGCTGTGGCgtgagctgtcaatcaaaaacAAAGGAGATTTTTCTGAACCTTGTTCCTCGCCTTCAGGAAACTCCTCTCgtgtgatgaaggtgatgaaggtgatggagGTGTGAGGTGAACTCATGTGTTCAAAGAGTGAAACAGACACGGTTGGAAACAGACGGCATACTTACTGGTCAGTGTGGTTTTCTGGGATCTTGGTCCAGTTGGCGGTGATGGTCGTGAAGTGGTCAAACAGAGGGGTGACCTGTTTCTTTAGGTAAGCCTGAGGGACGGAGGTGCAGCGTATTAACCAATCTGCATTCCTTCACGAATCCTCTcttggagggttttttttttcagtgttggaACAAATTTGCTGACTATAACAATTGTTGGCCATTGATCACAAACCTGCATGGGTCCGTACACCTCACTGCGGTCAAACATGACGAAGAAGTAGTCCAAGTTGCGGCTGGCTGTCTGCCAGGGCATGTATTCCACTTCTTTATGGAGGAACTTGGTAGTCCTCAGGGCCAGAGTTGTGTTCACCATCTTCGCCCtggaaatgacacacacacacaccgctcaGCTCCCTGTTTGAACACGTGACAGCAGCACTTTGTGACAAAATACGACCTCACCGTGCGAGGTTGAAAGCATCATCGATAATTTGAGCTCGGTTGATGACTGGAATATCCTGGaaagcaaataataataataataattggaAGTGGATAATCATTTAGAAGCAGTGCAGAGGTGATAATGCAGGGGCTGCTGTACCTCGTGTTTGGAGCTCAGCTTGGAGAGGAGACGCTCCCAGTTTGCAGAGTCGTAATTGACTCTGAAGAAGCCCGTCATGTCTATGTTGGCCACCAGCCACTCGTTATCAGCGAgagacatgtttgtgtttgtagctGTTTGGATGGAGGAGACAACATGATGCATCTGTGTGTACCGTGTTCATCCTCCTGGCAGTGCTGTGCACGGGCATCTGAAATAAATCTTACCTTCTTTGCTTAAAAGCCAGTACTGCTGCAGAGCTTCATCGTTTTTCATCCACGTAATAGGAACAATCCACTCATAACTGGAGCcacgtccatccatccatgtacATAAACAGAGAGTATGCAGAGAGAGCGGGTGAGTGTCTGGTAACCACCACATACACTGCAGCACATCCAGCATCGTGACACATTATAAGTGTTTTCCTACTGGTAGGGGGACGGTCTGTCCACTGTAGAGTCTGGGTCCAACAGGAAGTGCTTCTGGGTGATTTTCCCACTCTGGGTGTCGATGGTGACCACGGGGAACCCCATCTGTAGGATCCAGCGGTTCATGATAACTTCCACAGAGTAGGGCAGCACTACGCCGGCTTCATCCACTGCCTGGAAACAAGAACATTCAAATGTTAGGAGGAGCTTTTTTAAGTTTGCTAATGTCAGAGGACGACTGAACTAAGTAGGGGGGAAATTTAACTTTAAATTCATGAGATTGTTTTACATAATGGGAAAGGTTGTTTATACACTTTTAGCATTTGTccttagtttttagttttatatgtttttagcTTCACAGCCAATGGGTTTAGACTAATTGTGCTAattattaaatatctttattttgGCTTTGAAGGCATTTTCTGTGTAAGTGTTTGTCAGCGGAGAGCCTGTGATATCTCACCGTCTGCAGGTGATTCCAGAGGTCTACGTAGACCGTGTTGTTATACTTGAACTCCTCTAAGTACgtctgcaaacaaaacaagttgGATGTGAGCCAATAAAGTGGTTATATGACAgcatgaagaaaataaaagaccaTGCATACTCATCAGTTCAATCAGCCGTACTCACATGGAGTCCTTTGGAAAAGACGGTCTCACTGATAAACCCTGACAGCATGCGGAGGACTGCAGCCCCctgtgatggaggaggatgtCAGCAGCGTTAGTGGGATCAAATGACACTGATGTGTTAATGAGGAACAGTCATTTCATTCTGTTGTTCCCAAAGAGAGCGTCAAGAGACCGCAAGGAGGTTTGAGGTCTAGTGaggtttgaagagagcaacacGTGTGCTTCCCTCTTATTATTGGACTGCACCTTGCTGTAGGTGATGGAGTCGAACAGTTCACTGATTTGCTCCGGCTTCTCGATGTCCTCCTCTTTGGACGAGAGGGGATGAGAGGAGGCCAGGGCGTCCACAGCCATCACACCGATGATCTCGTTCAGGACGATCAAATCtttctgcaaaacacacacacgagagaTGTTTTCTGGAGCTGACGAATGCACAGAGGAACATGTTGCATTGATTTCTTCATCCAGGCTGgcgagactttttttttttgtcttctctcaAACTAgtttaaagaaaatacacatgtaggtgtttattttactgcactttgTCTATTTGCATGTGTAGATTTCTCCTAAATTCATATATTTAAAGTCTGCTTTCTCGAAATGAGTTTTTTCTCACTCTGAGCCAGAAACTCTCCACTTCAGAAGCACTTACAGACACCAAACCCTCCAGTTTTATTGCTCTCAATGttctgaaggtttttacagGGGTGCTTGTTCATATATCATTCACAGCCGAATATAttattcctaaaaacatggcgaaatcattttttattgctgttcaaagtattttctgatttatggagtgataaaaaaaaatcctcggGAACCTTTGGCTCTGACATTTAAACAAAGtcaaacaagattttttttggcttcatcCAATGTTCACATCTGTGTCTgggaaatgtatgtaaatgtgagGCATGTTTAATTAGATAATGccttatttacacatttaaacaaTGAAAAGTGAGTGTTTACTTCATTCATTGTAGTGTTTTGCCTTAAAATGGATCCATTCAGAGGTTAAGTTCTCAGCTTGGATGTActtgtgcagacacacactcaccataTTCCACTTTGGTTCAGCATAGTTGGCTCCAAGATAAGAGACGTAGGTGGCAAACCCCTCGTTGAGCCACAGGTCGTTCCACCACCTGGTGGTCACCAAGTTCCCAAACCACTGAGAGGACAGAGCGTCGTTTTACTGGCAGGTTTGTGAACACGTCTCAAGGCTGAACACAGTTACCGTCAAAGATAAGACATGAGCCATTAAATGTGATACCATATGGGCGAGCTCATGAGCGATGACTGTGGCCACCCACTCCTTATCTCCGTTGGAGGACACGTCAGGGTTATACAAGAGGGCAGTTTCTCTGTAGGTGATCAGGCCCCAGTTCTCCATGGCTCCGGCACTGAAGTCAGGCAGGGCGATCTGGTCTGAGGACGATTAGAGAGGTCACAACAGCTCATTTCTAACAGCTGGCTGTTAGAGTTTCAGCTCGTTTCCAGAGTGTAGTTTAACTCATCTCACGTCAGTTTTTATtgcttaaaaatgttttgtgttgacaaatttgaccaaacttaataatgataattaataatgataGCTTGGATTTATCTAGCGACTTTTAAGGGACCAAAGGACACTTTACACTGTAGAATACTTCACACATTTCctgtatatctttattttatttgagatAGAGATAATATTAGAGACAAAATACTGTTTCTTCTAAAGTCTAgttactatttttatttcagatggctaaaatgtttttacttttagttCACTATAATAACCTTGGATAGCAGCACTCATGCAGCCTGTGGCCTACCTGACTTGTCCAGGGGGTAAGGAGACTTGTAGTAATCCTCAAAGAATGCCAGTATGGGTCCGGTCTTCTCCAGGGCATAGTTTCCCTGGCCCTCCTCTATAGCCTTCCTGCGAGCCCAGATCCTGATCTGGgcacaaacaagcagacagaaaTAAGAAACAGAGCAGAGGCCTGAGCTGAGCTTTGagtccagcagagggcagcgtCGAAAGGCTCCGACCAACAAGGCAGAGCGGCAAACTACAGCGAGGCCAACATCTGGCGCTTGTATTAGTGGTAGCAGAGGGAGGCGGTGGTTCATAAAACTGCATTTATAATGACTGATGACAAATTATAGCTGCAAATTCACTCCAATCAATCACACAAACGGTTTCAGGAAGTTCTCAGTGATTACGATTAAACCAGTCCACCTGTTAGACCGTGAACATCCACCGATAGGAGGAAGAACTCACTGTTTACtgttaaatttaattaaatctctttttcaagggtcaaaggtcagagtcTGTTTGAGCTCAGCAGCTCACAATGCTACAGTGGTAAGGGATTATTTAAGAAAGAATAGAAAATGGgaaacacataataataataataataagaagaagaagaagaagaagatccatAGATGTACATGATGTAGATATTTTACACATATTTCCATATGATGGCTTTGACTGTGAGATGTAGACTAATATATAATTACCAGAACGCCTGCTCCTGGTTTTGTTCCATTATatgtaaaatcacacacaacaaAAGCCAGCAAGTAGGTTGACATAATCTCTGTGGGCTCGAAGCTTGTCTGGATTAGAGTCTCGACGCCCATAGTGATGTTTACAGGGTCTGTGGGGGGAAAGACAGCAGCACATTTATCCAGACTGGAGAAAATCAGTTCATTGTATGACTAcagcacaaaacagcagagaagatTTCATGTCTGcaataattatgaaaaataagCATCTGTACAACGAAATGTTGCACTGGACAAGAACTTGCCGTAGTTCATGGCGTTGGACAGAGCCACGGTGTCCAGGGGGTGGATGAGAGTGATGTGGAAGACAGCTTTCATCGCAGGCTCGTCGAAGCAGGGGAAAGCTTTCCTGGCATCCGTCGGCTGCATTTGAGTCGTGGCCACAATTCTGACAAAAACAGATATTAAAATGATCAAGCCTTATAATCTAATCTCATATGGGAGCGGATGTGtggatttgttgttttcatcttaGTTTGAACAAATGTCAAAGTGACAGGAGGTGTTTTTTCCATCACGTCTTGCGGTTGCATTGAATTATTTCTATTAAGGCCGAGTAATATTTAGGAGCTAAAACCAGAccttttttttaagtatttttaatgCAATAATCTCTACATATTAAGATTCACACTTAATTTAGCTCCTCTCCATGACCATAACTCCTGAAACTAaaccaaaatgtttaaaatgtgaaaaaatgaagcaaaactaaaaagaaCACATACTTTTCCACCCCATCTTCTATGTATTTACTCCTGTAGAATCCTCCCAGGTCGTCTGCCAGCTCTCCAACAAACTCGGTGAAGAGCTCGTACGTGCTGCCGGCCTGCAGTTGGCTGCTGAGCTGGACCACCAGGTACTGGGTGGGAACCTCCAGCCAGGTCTTGTTCAGGCTGGGCGCTGCGGCTCCACTGAGGCCCGTCAGCTTGGCGAGGTGTCCGTCGAAGGTGGTGAGGTTCAGCTTGTTGGAGTGGATGATGATGAGGTTGGTCTTCGTCACACATTTGAAGACCACAGTGGAGAGTCCAGAGAAGATGTACAGGCCCTCTGCGTTGGGCTTCAGCCGGGGCCACAGGGTCACATTGTAGGAGATGGGAACCAAGGAGTCTGGGAGTCTGTAGTGGTCCCAGGGCTCCTTCGGGGTGGAGGGAGTGGTGGGTATGGGGGTGGTGGTCTTGGTGGTACTGGGGCCGGCAGTGGATGGAAAAGTCACTTcgttctttgacttctcctgAGCGTACACCACCGCCAGGGCTATGATAGTGGCCACAGCGCCGATGGCCACAACCACACAGGTTACTACCACCGCTTTGCTCATGTACACGCCTTTCCCCATGGCtccaccagagaagaagaagacaggagGGGGACACTGGTCGCTATATATCCACTGCCTTGAGATTTGATTTAGAGTTGACCCAAAGCTAATGATTGACCTACTGGGCAGGGAAAGCAGCTGAAAGTCCAGAACAatgaattgtaaaaaaaaaaaagaactgagaTAAGAGAGAATTCTGGCTAATCTGTGAACTTTATACCTGCAAAAAGGCCACCTGTGTTGTCTAAGTTCAGTCAGTACTGTAAATTGAGTGGTTGTGGAAATACTGTAAGAGCCTGCatgtgtctggtgtgtgtgtctctctctttgtataCAGATTGCAAATGTCAGCTGTACACAGATCTGGCTATCCGATAGCGAAGAAGCCTGAGTTGTATAATGAAAAGGGCTTAAGTGGGGTTTATAAAACTCTTTGTATTTAGACTCAAGTGTTGTGCAAACTCTAAATTAGCTTTGGTTGGCAAACACAGTTGTAGCTTTAAGAAATGGAGATATTCCAGTGgttaaactgaaaacacataTTTCGTGCATGGCCGCCTTTCTCAGCATAACCGGCAAGGAAATGTCTTCCTGACACCATAACATTTGGATTTTAGTCTGTAAACAGAATAAGaaatagatatataaataatttcatAGATTGCAAGTGCTATTTATCAACTTTTGCCCAATAACATGAAGTAAAGACAAACATCACCATACAACAGTTTGTGCGGGAATATTTCAACAGTGAGTTTTAACAAAGTCTGAGACATTTTCTATCTGTGTATCCCACACTGCTGAAATTACAAGCTGCACGAAGCCACGATGAACATTGACCCTGTTTTTACACCTGAGCAGACGCTGTCATACATGCAGGCACTCACTCCTGGTACTTTacctaaaaaaaacatgttaaatccTGTCTCACAGTGTTTGATAACAGCATTTTGATAACTGATATCCATCAGCTTTTCTGGACTTACTGGTACCTGAGGCAACAggtctgacacacaaacaccaaaatacCGTGTGATGCTACGACAGCAAACCATTCTCCCTTAAGTTTTAAGTTTGAGGTGTAAGTTTCCTCACCTTGTTTTGCACTCA is a window of Pempheris klunzingeri isolate RE-2024b chromosome 1, fPemKlu1.hap1, whole genome shotgun sequence DNA encoding:
- the LOC139209636 gene encoding aminopeptidase N-like, which translates into the protein MGKGVYMSKAVVVTCVVVAIGAVATIIALAVVYAQEKSKNEVTFPSTAGPSTTKTTTPIPTTPSTPKEPWDHYRLPDSLVPISYNVTLWPRLKPNAEGLYIFSGLSTVVFKCVTKTNLIIIHSNKLNLTTFDGHLAKLTGLSGAAAPSLNKTWLEVPTQYLVVQLSSQLQAGSTYELFTEFVGELADDLGGFYRSKYIEDGVEKIVATTQMQPTDARKAFPCFDEPAMKAVFHITLIHPLDTVALSNAMNYDPVNITMGVETLIQTSFEPTEIMSTYLLAFVVCDFTYNGTKPGAGVLIRIWARRKAIEEGQGNYALEKTGPILAFFEDYYKSPYPLDKSDQIALPDFSAGAMENWGLITYRETALLYNPDVSSNGDKEWVATVIAHELAHMWFGNLVTTRWWNDLWLNEGFATYVSYLGANYAEPKWNMKDLIVLNEIIGVMAVDALASSHPLSSKEEDIEKPEQISELFDSITYSKGAAVLRMLSGFISETVFSKGLHTYLEEFKYNNTVYVDLWNHLQTAVDEAGVVLPYSVEVIMNRWILQMGFPVVTIDTQSGKITQKHFLLDPDSTVDRPSPYHYEWIVPITWMKNDEALQQYWLLSKEATNTNMSLADNEWLVANIDMTGFFRVNYDSANWERLLSKLSSKHEDIPVINRAQIIDDAFNLARAKMVNTTLALRTTKFLHKEVEYMPWQTASRNLDYFFVMFDRSEVYGPMQAYLKKQVTPLFDHFTTITANWTKIPENHTDQYNQVTALSLGCSTGVDGCTELITGWFREWMENPADNKISANLRSTVYCSALAAGGVKEWDFAWSMYKNATIASEADKLMYALSCTKQPWLLNRYLEYCLDPEKIRKQDATYTIVYIASNPIGQPLAWDFIRAKWSHIFNDYGGGSFSFGRLIDGVTERFSTEFEYKQLLQFKEDNAGQLGSATSSLEQALERTKANIKWVTMNKKQVLDWFTSETNSASKP